The Streptomyces sp. NBC_00162 sequence TCCGTCGCCACGACGAAGCCGCAGGCCCCCGCACCGGCCGCCCAGCCCGGCTCCGCCGGCCCCCTCGCCCTCTCGACCCCGGGCCACGCCACCGGGCTGCTGCTCCTGCGCCTCGTCCTCGGCCTGACCATGGCCGCGCACGGTTCCCAGAAGCTCTTCGGCTGGTTCGGGGGCGGCGGCATCAGCGGCACCGGCCAGTTCTTCACCGCCAGCGGGTACCCCGCCGGTGACGCCATGGCCGTCCTCGCCGGCCTGACCGAGACCCTGGGAGGCCTCGGCCTCGCGCTCGGACTGCTGACCCCGCTCGCGGGCGCCGCCATCGTCGGCACCCTCATCAACGCGATCGCCGTCCACGGCGCCGGATCCTTCTTCGCCCCCAAGGGCATCGAGTACGAACTGCTCCTGGTCGCGGGCGCCGCCGCCCTCGCCCTGACCGGCCCCGGCCGGTACGCCGTCGACCGCTTCCTGCCGGTCCTGCGGAGCCACCGCCTGGCCCACGGCGCCCTCGCCGTCACCCTGGGCGTGGTCCTCGCCGCCGTGCTGCTCCTCGTACGCAGCTAGACCCCAGGACCCGTCCCGGTGCGCGGGGGTGTCCGGGGTCTGGGCTGATTGGCCCCGGGCATTCGGGGGAAGGGCGCACAAATGACACAACCCATCGAAGACTACGCACTCATCGGCGACCTGATGACGAGCGGTCTGGTCGGTCGCGACGGGTCCATCGACTGGCTGTGCCTGCCGCGCTTCGACTCCGCGGCCTGCTTCGCCAAGCTCCTCGGCGACGAGGAGAACGGCCACTGGCGCATCGCGCCCCTCGACGCCGCCGACGGCGAGCGGTGCACCCGCCGGGCCTACGCCGACGGTTCGCTGGTCCTGGAGTCCTACTGGGAGACCGGGACCGGCACCGTCAAGGTCATCGACTTCATGCCCCAGCGCGAGAGCGCCCCGGACGTCATCCGCATCGTCGAGGGCGTCACCGGCCTCGTCAGGATGCGCAGCACCCTGCGCCTGCGCTTCGACTACGGCCACGTCGTTCCCTGGG is a genomic window containing:
- a CDS encoding DoxX family membrane protein; translated protein: MTSPSVATTKPQAPAPAAQPGSAGPLALSTPGHATGLLLLRLVLGLTMAAHGSQKLFGWFGGGGISGTGQFFTASGYPAGDAMAVLAGLTETLGGLGLALGLLTPLAGAAIVGTLINAIAVHGAGSFFAPKGIEYELLLVAGAAALALTGPGRYAVDRFLPVLRSHRLAHGALAVTLGVVLAAVLLLVRS